ggcatggtggtacacatcagCAATCCCAGCTTttaagaggcaaaagcaggattgctgcaagttccaagccagcctgctCGATCaccctaagttcaaggccaatcttgACTAAGTATGAGACCTtctctaaagacaaaacaaaacaaaaaccaaccaaacaaacaaaaaccaaacaaacaaacaggtttaaagaaaaaagtggggGAAATGGCCTTCATACTGGGGCCAGGAAGCCGCTAAGCTTGACTAGACTAATTACTTCTAAACACTCAATTCCagtgagtgtgtggtgtatgtaaaaacaattaacaggaaaaataaggctggaaagatggcaggGACCAGGCTGTAGGAGCCCTGGAGTCCAGCAACAGCCTCTGTCTGAAGTGTCTTCCTCTCACTCTTATTCTTCCCATCCCGTGTGGGCTccagagggattttttttttcctgtggtgtgGTTCTGATTAAGTCTTTTTCCCACCCACAACTCTTTAGTCATTTTCAGTTGGGAACATTGTCCAAGCTGCTTCCCATTGTCATTTGCAAGTCTCATCCCTGTGTCTACCTGCCACCTCAACAAGCCTTTTGGACTTCTCAGTTGCAGCACCCCCTCTGCCTCAGGATATCCCGCATCCCATATATCCCTCAGCACTTTTAGCAACAGTGCTGTAATTGACTCCTCTCATCCAGATAGCCAGCTGTCTTGTCGTTACCATAcaaatttattattctttgtctAGAAATATAAAAGCATCGTGCTTTGGGCACTTCTTCAGACTTTATGCTCTTGTGAAGAACCCCATATACACgtaaatttaataaaactttatgCTCTTTCTCTTATTAATCAGTTCTTATACAATGAATTGGGTTCCTAGATCCAGCCAAAGAGCCCACATAAGAACTAAGAGGGGGATGAGAGGACCTCTCTTCCCTCTACACTCAAATAATTGGAAAGTGATGGAGACACGTATGTCCAACCACAGATCTGACATTCAGCTTCACTGTCCTACCAAAAGAACTGTGTCTAACTGATGAGAAAAGCCTCTGTGAGCAATTAAAGAACAATGAGGTACTGAACAATGTCCATGGCATTGAATTTAAGAGCAAAATGGGGTTCAAAAAGGGAGAGCATACTCCTTGAGTTGGCCTGGCTAAGAAAGATGTGCTGGGGCCAGCCTTTGGACCGGGTCTTGGAGGAAGGATGAGACAGAGCCAGGAGCagctgagagagaaagatgatAGATGAACAAGGTGATCCATGATGGAGAGAAAAGCAGGGGACGCAGGCAGTGTGAAGAACGTTCCACTGAAAATGAGGCTGGGAAAcgggtggtggtacacactcttaatcccagcacctgggaggcagagccaggcagatctcagtctagtctacagagtgagtcagtCCCAGtacggccagggctacactgtcttgaaaagcaaaacaacaacaacaagtgaGGCTGGGTTAAAAGACAAGGGAATTGTTTGGGGGAACGTAAAGGAAAACTTGGTGAGAAGAtggaaaaaggagacagagaccaagatTCTTTTCTAGGGAAGATGGTCCCTGGATGAAAGCCTATATAGTAGAGTCTGGTTCTGCGTTTACTTTCCATAGTCAAGGCCTGGGGCACCTACCCTGTGAGTGAGGAGGGGGGTTTCTATTAGTGTAGATGATTCTGCTCAACACTCCATTCGGAGAGGGTCTTGCAGGGTGGAAAGAGATAGTAGGCTCTAGAGCAGGTGTCTGCTCGACCAGTCGCGCTGCTGCGAGTCGCGCTTGCTCGTGCGAGTCGCTCTTTATTCTGCCAGCTGAGCTGCCTACCCTCCCTTCACACACTCCACCTGTcaccattgttttgttttgaggagtTAGGAGTTAGTCTATACCTGAGTGCAGACCACAGACGTAGTCCATTTCTCTTACTTCACCAGGAAACAAACTATAGAGCCTGACACAAAGAGCAGTCTTGCCCAGAGTTGTGCATCTTCATTAAGGCTGAGCCAAGATGAAAAACCCAGTGGTCGGGCCAGTGCCCACTCTCAACTAACCAGGCTCTGGGAGAGCAATTTGGTGGTGAGCTTATGACAGGTAGTGCCCAGTGATGAAAAAAAGAAGATCTGAGGCCATCAAAAGAACTGGCATTGGGGCTACATGGGTGGGTGGACTTCTAAAGGTCAGGACCATCCCTTACAGTTCCCAGACGATTGGAAGGGGTGGAGGCCAGTTGCTTGGGTCTTCTCCTGCAGTAAAATCGACATGCAGAAAACCTGATGCTGACTGTCTTggttagtgtttctattgcttcaataggacaccatgaccaaaggaaacttggagaaggaagggtttattccaGGTTACAACCCTCGGGTCACAGTCTGTCATCAGAGGGAAtcaggcaggaacatggaggcaggagctgatgcagaggccatggaggaatgctgctttgtggtttgttcttcatggctttctcagcctgctttcttatagcacccaggaccactacgccaggggtggcactgtccacagtgagctggaccctcccacactaatcatcaatcaagaaaaatgtaccacaggctttctcacaggccagtctggtagAGTcaatttctcaattgaagttccctcttcccaaatgactctgacttgtgtcacattgacataaaactagccagcacaccaaccaagctgagaacagagaggaggaagctggcGCTGTCCAGGGAGCTGCAGAGGGAGCCCAGGAGTGGGTAGGATCAGAATGAGCAACTTATGTTACTCTCTCTGGCAGCCCTTGTGCCTCGGGTAGAGGGAACCTTGGAAATGCAGACCCAGCTTTTTCCAGAACCCGAGAGGGAAATGGGGCAGTGgtgtgggaaggggtggggatcCAATAGTGACAGAAGGCATTTGAGGAAAGAAATCTGCTAAAAATCCATCTGCCCCTTCAAACTCGGGCTAGAAAGAAGTCCTTTTAGCTTCCGTTGACATGCCCTGACACAATTTGTTCCCTGTGGGTCAGAGGGAATCAGGTATATGACATACACTTGTCTTCAGGAGCCTTCATCCTTCATCCTTCTCACTGAGCTCTAACTTGTTAGCTGTATTCTCGTCACCTTAGAGAAGACCCTGCCACTGTGAGGCACTCCTGGTGGCCAGGAGGCACTTTCAACAACTCTGCCTAGGCCTAAGGTCTCTGGGGACTGATGCTTatacaggagggaaaaaaaaagaaagaaaagaaacacagagagtcAGTACTCCGCCCTCTGGACAGCACAAAGCAACACAATGAATTCTTGTCCCCTTGGCTtcaacctccctccctctctccttcctttgtccttcttcccatctctccttttctgtcaTCTCCCCGTATCAACATTCCCTCCTCTACCCTCAGCCTTGCTACACTTCCAGCCCTGATGAGAGACTTGTGTAGCAGAGTCAGACCACCAGCCCAAAGGCACACCTAGAGAACAGGAAAGCACATACATCCTCTtcaccaccatcttctctcccacccaccaCCGATCACCTTCTCTGCTCAACTTAAGCTTCTCAGGATGGATGTCACCCACTTACTCCTGGCCACCCTAGTGGGCTTCCTGTGCTTCTTCACTGTCTACAGTCACCTGGTCCTCGAGGAGACTCATGAAGATGACAAGAGTCTGAGGAGCAACTCCTCCATGAACTCACTGGATTTCTCCTCTGTTTCTATCGTGGGTAAGTAGCTTGCCTTAGGACCCAGCCTCTCGGCTCTGACCCGTGAGAGGGAGTACAATATGTCAAGCCTGTAACCCGGGCTGCTACCCCCACAGTTATGGTGCTTTCTCGCTCCTTCCTAGGGAAATACAGTATCCTTGAGTGCTTGGGTTTGGGAAAGCTCTGCATGCCACCACTCTAATACCAAGTTTAATCTGTCAGAGATCTGAAGAAGTCTCAAGGCAAGATGCTTGGTGGACTTGgttttatttagcatttataaaattttaatgactCATAGAATTCAACAAAACAAACTTTAGGTAAACCATGGACTAGAAATGAAATCTGCAATAAGCTAGTCTTGCCATGGGATGGGAAGTTATGGGGAGCGTCAAAGTCTGGCACTGGAGAGCTTATGGTTTGATCTCACCTAATCCTAAAGGACTAAAGATGAAAGCCCAGTGGCAGAGTGCAtgcttagcatgcataaggcccgaTTCAGTTCCTGTAACACACATAGTATGCTAGATTTTGTGAGGTGGCTCCTGTGGTATTGATATTTAACAACTGATGAAAAACTGGAGCTTACTGACATTAGTTCCTGATGAGCTGAGCAGGAATGTAAACAGAGGCAGATTagacatgaaagctcacaactagTACGTCTTTGCAGACTTTCATGTCCCTGGGCACAGACATATTGTCTAGTTTAGACACATCAGGGAAGCcacaggagggaaaagaggagacaTCAATGTTCTCTACTATTGATATGCCAGccctttttactttatttagttattggttgggttttgcttttgtttttgtttttttcaaaacaaggtttctctgtatagctctggctgtcttagatctcaccctgtagaccaaactggccttgaactcagagatcctgcctctgccttccaagtgctgggattaaaggtgtgcactaccaggTCCAGCTGATATatcagactttttaaaatgttatttttatgtgaatgggtatttttgccttcatgtatgctTATATACCGTGTGTATGCCTGGTACTCTCAGAGGATGTTGGAACCCCTgaaactgcagttacaggtagttgtgagtcaccactgTGAGTCTGTGGagaaacaaaccagaaacaaacaccaagtactcttaactgctaacctACTCCCCAGCCCCACGTCAGACTTTTGGTTTTATAAACATAGAAAAAATTTTTATGATAGAACTCTTTCTGGGAGATGAGGAAATCTAATTGTCAAGGAAAGATCATAGTTGTTATATAGGTTGGAGTCAGGTATACCTGGCTATGAgatttgatgatgatgataataataataatagtaataataataatagacacaGATGTGTCCAATAATAAAAGGCTGAGTCCATTTACAGAGGCTGGCAATGTTCTTGCACCTGCAAGGATAAAACTAAAACGGGGGCACCTGGAGTGATCAAGAAGAGATCAAGGGTTAGCAAGGTCAAACACTGGGTCTCACAACAGATGACACGACAGGTCCCAGGTCCCCCTTGGATTTCCTCTTGGCCTCCCCCAAGAGCACACTGCTCTTTAGGTCTGAAGCCAGGCTAATAAGAACCTGCTGGCTTGATTCCCTAATGTGATGCATCCGGaagtccctctttctctcctccacccTGAGACTTCCCAGaaccccctctgctcctcccacttCACCACAACTTAGGCCCCCAGAAACATCTGGCtttgctctttctgtctttctttgaaGCACTCAACAAGAAATCCAAGAAGATCAGCAGAAAAGAAGCTGAAAAGCGGAAGAGGTCTTCCAAGGTAGGCCTGGGAGTTCTTAATTGGGGGTGGGAGACCGGCAAGCCTTGGCAGAGAACTGGAGGCTGGGAAGTATCTTTCACTTAGTCTCCAGGAGACAAAAGAACTAAAAACTACCTGAAGGTTTCCCCAGCCTAGAGCCTTAAGGCTTCCATAGAAGCCAGAGAGCCTAAATTCACTAAGAGAAACAGCGGCCTGCTGAGCAGCAGTTCCCAATGCTTAAGCCTTCTGGAAAGCCTCACTCAGTTCTTTTGGATATTTACCTAAACCCCACCTGTCGAAAATCCACTCTTGCTGtatctgagtttctttctttcccacctcctttgcagttctggggatcaagtTCCAGGGCCTGTGTAAGCTGGATAGTGTtccactactgagccatcctctcAGGCCTAGATTATTTTCAGCAAGCTTTTGCTATGCAGTGCAGGCTGACTACAAACCCCCCATCCTCCTTGTCCAGAGTTCCCTGAGTGCTGAGGCCACCGTGCACAGCCATTGAAAAACAGAAGTATGATAGAAACTGACATCACTTGCTGTAGCTGGAGTAAGAgactcaacaaaaataaaacaccattTGCTGAGCATGGCAGTACAGGCATGCAGTCCCAGGGGtttaggaggttgaggcagggggattccCCAGTTCAAGGGCTGCAGCAAATTCAACACCCACCTGAGCATGTCATGTTGTGGTAACtccaaccttaaaattatttttattactacttcataactgtgattttgttgctgttataaattgtaatgtggATATCTGTGTTGTCCAGTGGTCTTAGaagacccttgtgaaagggttattAGGACCCCCCCAGGAGGTCTTGTCCCACAAATTGAGAAATGCTACTAAAACATGCTTTGTTAAAAGGCTGTTAGAATGCATTGAAAAAAAGCAATTAAGGACATGCTAAGACCAAACAGAGCCTTTCAACTGaaatagacagagaaaag
The nucleotide sequence above comes from Mastomys coucha isolate ucsf_1 unplaced genomic scaffold, UCSF_Mcou_1 pScaffold15, whole genome shotgun sequence. Encoded proteins:
- the Asip gene encoding agouti-signaling protein isoform X2 — protein: MDVTHLLLATLVGFLCFFTVYSHLVLEETHEDDKSLRSNSSMNSLDFSSVSIVALNKKSKKISRKEAEKRKRSSKKKASMKKVARPPPPTPCVATRDSCKPPAPACCDPCASCHCRFFRSACACRVLNPNC